From Amycolatopsis sp. WQ 127309:
GGTGGGCCGGATCGGCGAGACCGCCGATGTCGCCCGTAGTTACGTCCACCTGATGGAGCAGGACTACGCGACCGGCAGCGTGCTCACCGTCGACGGCGGCGGACTGCTGGTCTGAACCGCGGCGGCGCCGCGACGAGATCGGGACACGACAGGGATCGCGGTCCGACACGGCGGCCGCAGAGTCTTCGCCATGGAACACACTCAGCTCGCCGGTACCGCTCCCCCTGTGCTCGAGCGCGGGGTGCGCGTGCCCGCGTTCGACGGGCTGCGCGGGGTCGCGATCCTGGGGGTGCTGCTGTTCCACACCGGGCACCTGCCCGGTGGTTTCCTCGGCGTGGACCTGTTTTTCGCGTTGTCCGGCTACCTCATCACCGACCTGCTGCTGCGGGAGATCGACCGGACGGGGACGGTTTCGCCGGTCGCGTTCTGGGGCCGGCGGAGCCGCCGCCTGCTGCCCGCCCTGGCCGTGATGCTCGGCGTCGTCACGGTCGTGGTCTGGGCGCGAGGAACGCCGGACCTGCTGCGGACCACCCTCTCGGACGGGCCTTGGGTCCAGCTGAACCTGGTCAACTGGCACCTGCTCGCGGATTCGGCGGGCTACTGGGACCGGTTCGGCCAGGGCCGGGTGTTCGAGCACCTGTGGAGCATCGCCGTCGAGGAGCAGTTCTACCTGCTGTGGCCGATCCTGGTGGTTTTCCTCGCCCGGCTGGGAAAGCGCGCGGACCGCGGGGTCGCCGTGTTCGCCCTCGTCGCCTCGGTCGGGTCGCTCCTGCTGATGATCGTGCTGCTCGACCCCGCCGATCCGAGCCGGGTCTACACCGGCACCGACACCCGGGCCTTCTCCCTGCTGCTGGGCGCCGCGGCCGCGACGACGCCGGTGCGCGCGGTGCTGGCGCGAGTCCCTCGCGCGGCGGCCGGCGCCGTCTTGACGTTCCTCGCGGCGGTGATCGGCGTGCTGTGGTGGCAGGCCGACGGAACGGCCTCGCCGTGGCTGTTCACCGGCGGGCTCTTCGCGCACTCGCTGGTGGCCGCCCTGCTGATCGGCCTGTGCGCGCAGGCCGGGGACACGGTCTTCGCCCGGGTCCTGTCCTGGCCGCCGCTGCGCTGGCTCGGCCTGATCTCCTACAGCCTCTACCTGTGGCACTGGCCGGTTTCCGTGCTGCTGACCGCATCGGCGACCGGGCTGGGCGCATGGCCCCGGACCGCGCTGGTCTTCGCCGTTTCGATCGCGCTGGCCGCGCTTTCGAAGTACTGCGTCGAAGACCCGATCCGCTTCCGCGCCAAGTGGGCGAAGGGCCGGAGCGGGTGGGTGGCGTTCGCCGCGGTGATGACCGTGCTGGCTCTCCTCTGGCTTCTCGTGCCCGCTCCGGAAGCGATGACCGTCGACGTCACCGGCCTCACTTGACCAGGGGGCAGGCCCGTGGCGCGTCCGACCCGGCCACCGGTTCGGTGAAGGCGAGCCGCACCTTCGTCGCCGGCGAGCCGCCGCTCTGGACGTGCACGCCGAGGGCCGTGCAGACGAGCTGGTCGATCCCGAGCGGGGTGACCTCGCCGACCGACAGCGGCACGGTGAGCCGGATGACGCCGGGCTCGATGGTGACGGCCACCCGGGTGACCGCGCTCTCCGCGATCTCCGTGTGCAGGCCGGAGCCGCCCGGTCCGGCGAGCAGCAGGGCCTCCGCTTCGGCGATGGTGCCGAGGCGGCCGGTGTGGCGCAGCTGGGGCCGCAGCCGATCCTGCGCGTCGACAAAGTAGAGCGTGGCCCCGGGCGCGACGCCGGTCGGGGCGTCACCGCCCGGTGTGGGCGGTGCCGGGGTGACGCCACAGCCCGCGAGCAGCAGGACAGCGACCAGTGACCAGTGACGTTTCACCGTTCCTCCAGGTTCCGGGGCAGCTCCAGGGTGAACCGCGCGCCGTCCGGGGTGGTGGCCACGACCAGCTCACCCCCGTGCAGGCGGACGTTTTCCCGGGCGATCGCCAGGCCGAGCCCGCTGCCCGGGGTACGGGCCCGCGCGGTGTCGGCCTTGAAGAAGCGGTCGAACACGTGCGGCAGGACGTGTCCGGGTATGCCCGGGCCGTGATCGGTGACGTCGATCCGCACGTGCGTGGCGAACGCCGACACGTGCACCCGCACCGGGGGCGCCCCGTGGCGCAGGGCGTTCCCCACCAGGTTGGCGACGATGACGTCCAGCCGGCGGCGGTCCACCCGCAGCCGGACGCCGTCCGGGGCCGTCAGCTCGATCCCGTCCAGCCAGCCGCGGGCGCGCAGGCAGCCCCGCACGGCCTCGGCGACGTCGACCTCCTCCAGCCGCACCTGGGCCGTGCCGGCGTCGAACCGGGAGACCTCCATCAGGTCTTCGACCAGCCGGACCAGCCGGTGGGTCTCGGTGATCGCCAGCTGCGCCGATTCGCGGGCGTCCGGTTCCATCCCCTCCGCGGTGGTCGCCAGCACCTCGACCACCGCGGTCAGCGTGCTCAGCGGGGTGCGCAGCTCGTGGGAGACGTCCGCGGCGAACCGCCGGGCGTCGGCCTGCATGCGTTCCATCGCCGCCATCGACGACTGCAGCGACGCGGCCATCTCGTTGACGGTGCCGGTCAGCTGGGCCAGCTCGTCGACCCCCTGGGGTGCCGTGCGCGCCTCGAGCTCGCCGCGGGCCAGGCGGCGGGCGGTGTCCCGGAGCAGCCGGACCGGGCGCAGC
This genomic window contains:
- a CDS encoding acyltransferase — protein: MEHTQLAGTAPPVLERGVRVPAFDGLRGVAILGVLLFHTGHLPGGFLGVDLFFALSGYLITDLLLREIDRTGTVSPVAFWGRRSRRLLPALAVMLGVVTVVVWARGTPDLLRTTLSDGPWVQLNLVNWHLLADSAGYWDRFGQGRVFEHLWSIAVEEQFYLLWPILVVFLARLGKRADRGVAVFALVASVGSLLLMIVLLDPADPSRVYTGTDTRAFSLLLGAAAATTPVRAVLARVPRAAAGAVLTFLAAVIGVLWWQADGTASPWLFTGGLFAHSLVAALLIGLCAQAGDTVFARVLSWPPLRWLGLISYSLYLWHWPVSVLLTASATGLGAWPRTALVFAVSIALAALSKYCVEDPIRFRAKWAKGRSGWVAFAAVMTVLALLWLLVPAPEAMTVDVTGLT
- a CDS encoding HAMP domain-containing sensor histidine kinase; translated protein: MKARRLWPRGLRARLLLAFVLTTVLGATAAAWSSAASASAALVTSAQQRLTETLVTRITEVAPTLTYPPDQDALDRLRTAVGPGAEVTYGGAESEDRTGAALVTDALRTEVRVRNQLVTQRITTGGVPWLLIGTPVMTTATDGTRVPSGIEVYSAHDLSDVDRQIAGLTRSAGITAAVALPLAILLALLAAGSVLRPVRLLRDTARRLARGELEARTAPQGVDELAQLTGTVNEMAASLQSSMAAMERMQADARRFAADVSHELRTPLSTLTAVVEVLATTAEGMEPDARESAQLAITETHRLVRLVEDLMEVSRFDAGTAQVRLEEVDVAEAVRGCLRARGWLDGIELTAPDGVRLRVDRRRLDVIVANLVGNALRHGAPPVRVHVSAFATHVRIDVTDHGPGIPGHVLPHVFDRFFKADTARARTPGSGLGLAIARENVRLHGGELVVATTPDGARFTLELPRNLEER